From Strix uralensis isolate ZFMK-TIS-50842 chromosome 1, bStrUra1, whole genome shotgun sequence, a single genomic window includes:
- the PABPC1 gene encoding polyadenylate-binding protein 1 yields MNPSAPSYPMASLYVGDLHPDVTEAMLYEKFSPAGPILSIRVCRDMITRRSLGYAYVNFQQPADAERALDTMNFDVIKGKPVRIMWSQRDPSLRKSGVGNIFIKNLDKSIDNKALYDTFSAFGNILSCKVVCDENGSKGYGFVHFETQEAAERAIEKMNGMLLNDRKVFVGRFKSRKEREAELGARAKEFTNVYIKNFGEDMDDERLKELFGKFGPALSVKVMTDESGKSKGFGFVSFERHEDAQKAVDEMNGKELNGKQIYVGRAQKKVERQTELKRKFEQMKQDRITRYQGVNLYVKNLDDGIDDERLRKEFSPFGTITSAKVMMEGGRSKGFGFVCFSSPEEATKAVTEMNGRIVATKPLYVALAQRKEERQAHLTNQYMQRMASVRAVPNPVINPYQPAPPSGYFMAAIPQTQNRAAYYPTNQLAQLARPSPRWTAQGARPHPFQNMPGAIRPAAPRPPFSTMRPASSQVPRVMSTQRVANTSTQTMGPRPAAAATAATPAVRTVPQYKYAAGVRNPQQHLNTQPQVAMQQPAVHVQGQEPLTASMLASAPPQEQKQMLGERLFPLIQSMHPTLAGKITGMLLEIDNSELLHMLESPESLRSKVDEAVAVLQAHQAKEAAQKAVNNPTGVPSV; encoded by the exons CTGAACGAGCTTTGGATACCATGAACTTTGATGTCATTAAAGGCAAACCAGTACGCATCATGTGGTCTCAGCGCGATCCGTCTCTACGCAAAAGCGGTGTAGGAAACATCTTCATCAAAAACTTGGACAAATCAATTGATAACAAAGCTTTGTATGACacattttctgcttttggaaacaTCCTATCTTGTAAG GTGGTATGTGATGAAAATGGATCCAAGGGTTATGGATTTGTACATTTTGAGACACAAGAAGCTGCAGAAAGAGCTATTGAAAAAATGAATGGTATGCTGCTTAATGACCGCAAAGT ATTTGTTGGAAGGTTTAAATCCCGCAAGGAACGTGAGGCAGAGCTTGGAGCCAGAGCAAAGGAATTCACCAATGTTTACATCAAGAATTTTGGAGAAGACATGGATGATGAGAGACTTAAGGAACTCTTTGGCAAGTTTG GTCCTGCCCTAAGTGTGAAAGTTATGACTGATGAGAGTGGAAAATCCAAAGGCTTTGGCTTCGTTAGTTTTGAAAGACATGAAGATGCCCAAAAA GCTGTAGATGAGATGAACGGAAAAGAGCTCAATGGGAAACAAATCTATGTTGGCCGGGCTCAGAAAAAGGTGGAAAGACAGACGGAGCTGAAGCGCAAGTTTGAACAAATGAAGCAGGACAGGATCACCAGATACCAG gGTGTAAACCTTTATGTGAAAAATCTTGATGATGGGATTGATGATGAGCGTCTTCGAAAAGAATTCTCCCCGTTTGGTACAATCACTAGTGCAAAG GTCATGATGGAAGGTGGCCGCAGCAAAGGATTTGGATTTGTATGCTTCTCATCACCAGAAGAAGCCACCAAAGCTGTCACAGAAATGAATGGTAGAATTGTGGCTACTAAACCATTATATGTAGCTCTAGCCCAGCGTAAAGAAGAGCGCCAAGCTCATCTCACCAACCAGTATATGCAGAGAATGGCAAGTGTAAGAGCAGTACCTAATCCTGTAATCAACCCTTACCAACCAGCACCTCCTTCAGGTTACTTCATGGCAGCTATCCCACAG ACTCAGAACCGTGCTGCATACTATCCTACTAATCAACTTGCTCAACTTGCTAGACCTAGTCCTCGCTGGACTGCTCAGGGTGCCAGACCTCATC cATTCCAAAACATGCCTGGTGCTATCCgcccagcagcacccagaccACCATTTAGTACCATGAGACCAGCTTCTTCACAAGTTCCACGAGTCATGTCAACACAACGTGTTG CTAATACATCAACACAAACAATGGGTCCAcgtcctgcagcagcagctacTGCAGCTACTCCTGCCGTACGCACAGTACCACAATACAAATATGCTGCCGGTGTTCGTAATCCTCAGCAGCATCTTAATACACAGCCGCAGGTTGCTATGCAGCAG CCTGCTGTCCATGTGCAAGGTCAGGAACCCTTGACTGCTTCCATGTTGGCTTCTGCCCCTCCACAAGAACAAAAGCAGATGTTAG GTGAACGTCTATTTCCTCTCATTCAAAGCATGCACCCTACTCTGGCGGGTAAGATCACTGGTATGTTGTTGGAGATTGACAACTCTGAACTCCTTCACATGCTCGAGTCTCCTGAGTCCCTTCGTTCGAAG GTTGATGAAGCTGTAGCCGTACTACAAGCCCACCAAGCTAAAGAGGCTGCTCAAAAGGCAGTTAATAATCCCACTGGAGTTCCAAGTGTTTAA